One genomic window of Paenibacillus xylanilyticus includes the following:
- a CDS encoding ABC transporter permease: protein MKTQPQAGKGVRVADIPDRSVRKRKSVLYNLGKFKVLYLMFLPGILFLLVNNYMPMFGVLIAFKNVNYADGIWGSPWSGWDNFKYLFSTSDAWEITRNTLAYNTVFIALNLFVGVGLAILLNEVKNKAMSKLYQSLMLLPYFLSMIVVSYLVLAFLGKDSGFMNSTILQLFGGQPIDWYSEPKYWPYILPIVNTWKNIGYYAVIYLAAVVGIDEEYYEAAVLDGASKWHQIRFITVPFLVPLIVIMTLLQIGRIFYADFSLFYQVPLESGALFPVTNVLDTYVYRTFLIGGDIGMSSAAGLYQAVVGFVLVLVSNTIVRRMDKDNALF, encoded by the coding sequence ATGAAGACACAACCCCAGGCGGGTAAGGGTGTACGGGTAGCGGATATACCGGATAGATCCGTCCGCAAGCGAAAGTCCGTTTTGTACAATCTCGGTAAGTTCAAGGTCTTGTATCTCATGTTTTTGCCAGGGATTCTGTTTCTGCTGGTGAACAACTACATGCCGATGTTTGGCGTCCTGATTGCATTCAAAAATGTCAATTACGCCGACGGAATATGGGGCAGTCCCTGGAGCGGCTGGGATAACTTCAAGTACCTGTTCTCAACAAGTGATGCTTGGGAGATCACACGCAACACACTTGCGTATAACACGGTATTTATTGCGCTGAATCTGTTTGTAGGGGTAGGACTTGCGATCCTGCTGAATGAAGTAAAGAACAAAGCGATGTCCAAACTGTATCAATCCTTGATGCTCCTGCCATACTTTTTGTCAATGATCGTGGTTAGCTATCTGGTTCTGGCGTTTCTCGGCAAGGATTCAGGTTTTATGAACTCGACAATCCTGCAGCTCTTTGGCGGGCAGCCCATTGACTGGTACTCGGAGCCGAAGTATTGGCCGTACATTTTGCCGATTGTGAACACTTGGAAAAACATCGGATACTATGCCGTCATTTATCTCGCAGCTGTCGTAGGTATTGATGAGGAGTACTACGAAGCCGCCGTGCTGGATGGAGCAAGCAAGTGGCATCAGATCCGGTTTATTACGGTTCCGTTTCTCGTTCCGCTCATAGTCATCATGACCTTGCTGCAGATCGGCCGAATCTTCTATGCGGACTTTAGTCTGTTCTATCAGGTTCCATTGGAATCGGGGGCATTGTTCCCTGTAACGAACGTTCTGGATACCTATGTCTATCGCACATTCCTCATTGGCGGCGACATTGGGATGTCTTCTGCGGCTGGCCTCTATCAGGCTGTTGTCGGATTTGTACTTGTGCTTGTATCCAATACGATCGTCCGAAGAATGGATAAAGATAATGCATTATTTTAG
- a CDS encoding carbohydrate ABC transporter permease gives MKSRDPLAVSRRSASVIHAMFIFYAIACIVPILLVFAISFSDETTVIANGYKLIPEKFSLTAYEFLFKDMDQIIHSYGISIIVTVLGTITSVALTALYAYPLSRRDLPYRGWFAFFIFFTMLFNGGLVPWYLVYVNVLDLKNSILALILPLLLSPFFVLVMRTFFANSIPVSILESARIDGAGELRTFTRIVLPLSLPVMATVALFSTLNYWNDWYLSMIFISDNRTISLQYLMYRTLLDIQYLTSNSNVSSQISSQGGLLNLPNKTLQMAMAVVGIGPIVLAYPFFQRYFIKGLTVGAVKG, from the coding sequence GTGAAATCACGTGACCCACTTGCAGTGTCGCGGCGTTCCGCGTCCGTTATACACGCAATGTTCATCTTCTATGCCATAGCCTGCATCGTTCCGATTTTGCTTGTCTTCGCCATATCCTTCTCGGACGAGACAACCGTCATTGCGAACGGATACAAGCTGATCCCTGAGAAGTTTAGCCTGACCGCTTATGAGTTTCTGTTCAAGGATATGGATCAGATTATCCATTCCTACGGCATTTCCATCATCGTGACGGTGCTGGGCACCATTACCAGCGTAGCGTTGACTGCACTATATGCCTACCCGCTTTCCAGAAGGGATTTGCCCTACCGCGGATGGTTTGCTTTCTTTATTTTCTTCACGATGCTGTTCAACGGGGGGCTCGTTCCCTGGTATCTCGTATACGTCAATGTCCTGGATCTGAAAAATTCCATTCTGGCCTTGATACTGCCGTTATTGTTGTCACCGTTCTTCGTTCTGGTGATGCGTACATTCTTCGCCAATTCTATTCCGGTATCCATTCTTGAATCGGCTCGGATTGATGGCGCAGGTGAGCTTCGAACGTTTACACGTATCGTACTGCCGCTCTCCTTACCGGTTATGGCCACCGTAGCATTGTTCAGCACACTGAACTACTGGAATGACTGGTACCTCAGTATGATTTTTATCTCTGATAACCGGACGATCAGTCTTCAGTACCTCATGTACCGAACACTGCTCGATATTCAATATTTAACATCCAACTCCAATGTTTCTTCACAGATTTCATCACAGGGCGGATTGTTGAATCTTCCTAACAAAACGCTGCAAATGGCGATGGCTGTCGTGGGCATCGGTCCGATTGTGCTGGCCTATCCGTTCTTCCAAAGGTACTTCATTAAAGGTCTGACGGTGGGTGCTGTGAAGGGATAA
- a CDS encoding ABC transporter substrate-binding protein: MIKSMKVWTRLTAAVMAFSLVFAGCSSDQSGTTQGAENGGSGESAAKPYEVTLYYPGTPQKDVALVEAEINKKMEPKIGATLKINAIDWGQWDNKLNLMISSGEKSDIIFTAAWQNYTVNVAKGAFLPLNDLLDQYGQDIKKNLDPAFLEGSQVDGVNYGVPTNKELAATRGVLVRQDLADKYKLDLTTVKTWTDLEPLLKTIKENEPSVTPFYMSNTNGNGLLENLDWDYLGDASVPGVISKTAGTTTVLNEVETPEFKEAAALARKWYQAGYINSDAATSNVFPKDQAKAGKAFMWTDGMKPGKDKEEEGYVGYPLTQIEMTEPTITTGDASGAMLAISRSSEQPEKAMQVINLLHSDKEINNLLNFGIEGKHYVKKDGQDNIITLPEGVDANSRTYNPGAQWQLGNQFLNFLWDNEDPQKWEKFKEFNAKGVKSPALGFTFNSQSVKNEIAAVNNVNKQFKPGMTSGAVDPNEMIPKYLEKLKAAGIDKIIAAKQEQLDAFLAK, from the coding sequence TTGATCAAATCAATGAAGGTATGGACGCGACTTACGGCAGCCGTGATGGCATTCAGCCTGGTGTTTGCTGGATGTTCATCAGACCAAAGCGGAACAACGCAAGGGGCAGAAAACGGAGGTTCAGGGGAAAGTGCAGCTAAACCGTATGAGGTAACACTGTACTACCCGGGGACACCACAGAAAGACGTGGCACTGGTGGAAGCCGAGATTAACAAAAAAATGGAGCCCAAGATCGGAGCTACGCTCAAGATTAACGCAATCGACTGGGGACAGTGGGATAACAAGCTCAATCTGATGATCTCTTCCGGAGAAAAATCGGATATTATTTTCACGGCGGCATGGCAGAACTATACCGTCAACGTAGCCAAAGGTGCGTTCCTGCCCCTGAATGACCTGCTTGATCAATATGGGCAGGATATCAAAAAAAATCTGGACCCTGCATTCCTGGAAGGTTCACAGGTGGATGGTGTAAACTACGGCGTTCCGACAAACAAGGAATTGGCAGCTACACGTGGTGTTCTGGTGCGCCAGGATCTCGCGGATAAATACAAACTCGACCTGACCACGGTAAAAACATGGACCGATCTGGAGCCTCTGCTGAAAACAATCAAGGAAAATGAACCATCCGTTACTCCATTCTATATGTCGAACACCAATGGTAACGGACTGCTGGAGAATCTGGACTGGGATTATCTCGGTGATGCATCCGTACCTGGAGTGATCTCCAAGACAGCTGGCACAACGACCGTGCTGAACGAAGTGGAGACACCTGAATTCAAGGAGGCCGCAGCACTGGCCCGCAAATGGTATCAAGCGGGGTACATCAATAGCGATGCGGCAACTTCCAACGTCTTCCCGAAAGATCAGGCGAAGGCAGGGAAGGCGTTTATGTGGACCGACGGCATGAAACCGGGGAAGGACAAGGAAGAAGAAGGGTACGTCGGATACCCGCTGACTCAGATTGAAATGACAGAGCCGACCATCACAACCGGTGATGCTTCCGGTGCCATGCTGGCCATCTCACGTTCTTCCGAGCAGCCTGAAAAAGCGATGCAGGTCATCAACTTGCTCCACTCGGACAAGGAAATCAATAATCTGTTGAATTTCGGAATCGAAGGCAAGCATTATGTGAAAAAGGATGGTCAGGATAATATTATCACGCTGCCTGAAGGCGTGGATGCGAACAGCCGCACGTATAATCCTGGTGCCCAATGGCAGCTTGGTAACCAGTTCCTGAACTTCCTCTGGGATAATGAAGATCCTCAGAAGTGGGAGAAGTTCAAGGAGTTTAATGCCAAGGGAGTCAAGTCGCCTGCACTTGGTTTTACTTTCAACAGCCAGTCCGTCAAAAACGAAATAGCAGCGGTGAATAACGTAAACAAACAGTTCAAACCAGGCATGACATCCGGAGCAGTGGATCCAAACGAAATGATTCCCAAGTATCTGGAGAAGCTGAAGGCCGCAGGTATCGATAAAATCATTGCAGCCAAACAGGAACAGCTCGACGCATTCCTAGCCAAGTAA
- a CDS encoding sensor histidine kinase — MSYRTNLFSKMVILILIMLIPVVLLYWYSNHKTTAVLRDELNRSNSNQLEFFQNQVNTHIELLSSWPNLLIHDPDIASFRRIYTDSRYFDLDAINLVKRIQNKLSIQESSSNWTTKLYLYSPSMGRVVSERDARFYDKQALRESMVSGWDVRKIVDGKDEKFMFSWITASPYGIKDPAVNAETIIKLEFDSDNIRDMLDKFKDDGRHDPFYYREESGVIYNRTSDRELTNQLMDQLAIHTLQDVDNRTVVIDNEPYMVNTVKSSTTGWYLVDYMPLSDILKPIHQSNVLFYSSMICLLGMSFLAAYLLYVQVQVPVKQLIRGFQRLKQEDYSVRIKPKGRNEFSFLSERFNSMVEQIQQLFEHVYLEQIHVREARLKQLQSQINPHFFYNCFSFITSMAKLKRVDAVVAMSHNLSRYYRYTTRQERDVVPLNEEIEFVNCYLEIQQMRMDRIRYRIDLPDSMLRQEVPPLIVQPLVENAVIHGIEADADAGEIRVSGEKQNGVMILKVEDDGQGMTSEERDKLLDKLRGTMDQDMGCGLWNVNQRLQLRYGELAGINITESSLGGLCVALSWPAEDEIDEEEVSADAE, encoded by the coding sequence ATGTCATACCGGACCAATCTGTTTTCCAAAATGGTGATCTTGATTCTGATTATGCTGATCCCCGTTGTATTGCTCTACTGGTACTCGAATCACAAAACGACAGCTGTACTCAGGGATGAATTGAATCGTTCCAATAGCAACCAGCTTGAGTTTTTCCAAAATCAGGTGAATACGCACATTGAGCTGTTATCGTCCTGGCCTAATCTTCTCATCCATGATCCGGATATTGCGAGCTTCCGCCGGATTTATACCGATAGTCGGTATTTTGACCTTGATGCAATCAATCTGGTCAAGCGGATCCAGAACAAGCTGAGCATTCAGGAAAGTTCGTCGAACTGGACAACGAAATTATATTTATATTCCCCTTCCATGGGCAGGGTTGTCTCCGAAAGGGATGCCCGTTTTTATGACAAGCAGGCACTTAGGGAAAGTATGGTTTCGGGCTGGGATGTACGCAAGATTGTGGATGGGAAAGATGAGAAATTCATGTTCAGCTGGATTACCGCTTCTCCTTATGGGATTAAGGACCCCGCGGTAAACGCAGAGACCATTATCAAGCTGGAATTCGACAGCGATAACATTCGGGATATGCTGGACAAGTTCAAGGACGATGGAAGACATGATCCCTTCTATTATCGAGAGGAATCCGGTGTCATCTATAACCGAACCTCGGATCGTGAGCTGACCAATCAGCTGATGGACCAGCTGGCGATTCATACACTTCAGGATGTGGACAATCGCACGGTGGTCATTGACAACGAACCTTACATGGTGAATACGGTCAAATCCAGCACGACAGGCTGGTATCTGGTGGATTATATGCCGTTATCCGATATATTGAAACCCATTCATCAATCGAATGTGCTTTTTTATTCTTCAATGATATGTTTGCTCGGCATGAGTTTCCTGGCCGCCTATCTGTTGTACGTTCAGGTACAGGTACCTGTGAAGCAGCTTATTCGCGGATTCCAGCGATTGAAGCAGGAAGATTATTCGGTACGAATTAAGCCCAAGGGCCGGAATGAATTCAGCTTTTTGTCCGAGCGATTCAATTCCATGGTGGAACAGATTCAGCAGCTGTTTGAGCATGTGTATCTGGAACAGATTCACGTACGTGAAGCCCGGTTGAAGCAATTGCAATCCCAGATTAACCCGCACTTCTTCTATAACTGTTTCTCTTTTATCACAAGTATGGCGAAATTGAAACGTGTGGATGCCGTGGTAGCCATGTCACACAATTTATCCAGATACTATCGCTATACAACCAGACAGGAACGTGACGTTGTGCCGCTGAACGAGGAAATTGAATTTGTGAACTGTTACCTCGAAATCCAGCAGATGCGCATGGATCGGATTCGTTACCGCATTGATCTGCCAGACAGCATGTTGAGACAGGAAGTTCCACCCCTTATCGTGCAGCCATTGGTTGAAAATGCGGTCATTCACGGCATTGAAGCCGATGCAGATGCTGGAGAGATCAGGGTGTCCGGAGAAAAACAGAATGGTGTTATGATTCTAAAGGTCGAAGATGACGGTCAGGGCATGACCAGTGAGGAGCGGGATAAGCTGCTGGACAAGCTCAGGGGCACGATGGATCAGGATATGGGTTGTGGTCTGTGGAATGTGAATCAACGATTGCAGCTGCGGTATGGAGAACTGGCAGGCATTAATATAACCGAATCCTCACTGGGGGGGCTCTGTGTAGCCTTGTCATGGCCAGCAGAAGATGAAATAGATGAGGAAGAAGTAAGTGCTGATGCAGAGTGA
- a CDS encoding response regulator, translating into MIDILLVDDETYVTESLEMTIPWGELGVTTVLRAASGKEALEIMEENAVDIVVTDIRMPGMSGLDLIEEVSSRWSHIRCILLTGHSDFDYAKKAIQLQASDYILKPVNDEEFMASVSAAITSLRGEWDEFDKYHRLLYSRKSDYKILRENLMHDLLLGREITTRALREQLQQYEIGLEPEEPVVMLLIRLTGRFSSMDQQSLDLMDFAVGNIAEEVLGDQFRVWFGRGPHECLVMFLQHQGRVEEASMTQETLTGPVDTFREHVIRYLQGDLSMVVTPPFPFQEMTAAYRRSLGSLVLSGPDENKIIFMDKDRSQRMENDAGQALEELYKPPVLPQLLETKQWEAAASKLNAVFDAAERVCLSREHVYEMYLSVTNAFMYIAHKQGHLVHEIDHAGFDLLLAHQLIQSPERLRRWATEMLAKLQEELSDQAGTQSRRHVIKQVQEMVTRDTGQDLSVKMIADKVYLHPVYLSKIYKAETGEGLGDYMIRMRMERALYLLKNSNKKIYEITSELGYQNPQYFSKMFKKHYGMTPNEFRDQA; encoded by the coding sequence TTGATTGATATACTGCTGGTGGATGACGAAACGTATGTAACGGAGAGTCTGGAAATGACCATTCCGTGGGGAGAGCTCGGAGTAACGACGGTGCTTCGTGCAGCGTCCGGCAAGGAAGCGCTCGAGATCATGGAGGAAAATGCGGTCGATATCGTCGTTACCGATATTCGTATGCCCGGGATGAGCGGATTGGACCTGATTGAAGAGGTGAGCAGCAGATGGTCTCATATCCGCTGTATTCTGCTGACCGGGCATAGTGATTTTGATTATGCCAAAAAGGCAATTCAGCTGCAGGCATCCGATTATATTCTGAAACCCGTGAATGATGAGGAATTCATGGCTTCGGTCTCTGCTGCGATTACGTCACTCCGCGGGGAGTGGGATGAGTTTGATAAATATCATAGGCTCCTGTACAGCCGGAAATCGGATTATAAAATTTTGCGTGAAAATCTGATGCATGATCTGCTGCTTGGCCGTGAAATTACAACGCGTGCCCTTCGCGAACAGCTGCAGCAATATGAGATTGGACTCGAACCCGAAGAACCGGTGGTTATGCTCCTTATTCGTCTTACAGGTCGATTCTCTTCCATGGATCAGCAATCACTCGACCTGATGGACTTTGCGGTGGGGAATATAGCAGAGGAAGTTCTCGGAGACCAATTCAGAGTCTGGTTTGGACGAGGGCCGCATGAATGTCTGGTCATGTTTCTACAGCATCAGGGACGGGTGGAGGAAGCGTCCATGACCCAGGAGACATTGACCGGACCGGTGGATACTTTCCGGGAGCATGTCATTCGTTACCTGCAGGGAGATCTGTCCATGGTGGTTACACCGCCGTTTCCGTTTCAAGAAATGACTGCGGCTTACCGCAGAAGTCTGGGATCGCTGGTCCTTTCCGGACCGGATGAGAACAAGATTATTTTCATGGACAAGGATAGATCCCAGCGGATGGAAAACGATGCAGGGCAAGCCCTGGAAGAACTTTATAAACCACCGGTTTTGCCCCAGTTGCTCGAAACGAAGCAGTGGGAAGCTGCAGCAAGCAAGTTAAATGCTGTATTTGACGCTGCGGAACGGGTGTGTTTGTCCAGAGAACACGTGTATGAGATGTATTTATCTGTGACCAATGCGTTCATGTATATCGCCCACAAGCAGGGTCACCTGGTGCACGAGATCGATCATGCAGGCTTTGACCTGCTGCTGGCACATCAGTTGATCCAATCTCCCGAACGGTTGCGACGCTGGGCTACGGAAATGCTTGCGAAGCTGCAGGAAGAGTTGTCCGATCAGGCGGGAACCCAAAGCCGCAGGCATGTCATCAAGCAGGTTCAGGAGATGGTCACCCGAGATACGGGACAGGATCTGTCCGTGAAGATGATTGCCGACAAGGTATACCTGCATCCCGTGTATCTGTCGAAGATTTACAAAGCCGAAACGGGCGAAGGACTTGGGGACTATATGATTCGCATGCGCATGGAACGTGCGCTGTATCTGCTGAAGAACAGCAACAAGAAGATTTACGAAATCACGAGTGAACTTGGATATCAAAATCCGCAATATTTCAGCAAAATGTTCAAAAAGCATTACGGCATGACGCCGAATGAATTCCGTGACCAGGCATAA
- a CDS encoding extracellular solute-binding protein, translating to MRAKSTKKRWLPLLATTTCLAVILTACGGGSGGESAGSSTPAVENEYKEKYDPAVTITTAWGIDPELKFKNGESMENNVATKWAKDKFGIEIKSLWSVTDTNNAFATKLRLAMSSGQEMPDVVTVGDNLLAQDLIDSGMYQEVGPLFDKYASDTWKKAMEQDPNVWNQYSRDGKRMGIPVLDYAYNNDYLLWIRQDWLDKLNMKAPKTIDELEAVMEAFKNNNPDGLAPDKVTPLSIGFKTSMNTWMGDPSWIFGAYGTLPFQWNLGADGKLEYGSINPGMKQGLTKLSEWLKKGYIPQEAALWDENKTAEPAVAGTAGIIPGPYWMSGWPLLDTVKNVPSAVWKPIEIPVGPEGKAMRHGTQFVNGVILIKKDMEHPEAFFTYENYLFDNYADPAPGSPYDNGLFEKYDYQLDADGKQLPIDQIEGGYVNVVRYLLVRDGARIPDAQMKALLNLADGKEPETKLEKDVAVNYGPETPAAAKVLLSQEEISYKNMFTGPTTTTMKSKLDYLNKIENQAFNEIIYGKNPVDAFDTFVQTWKSGGGDQITQEVNEWYDSVKK from the coding sequence ATGAGAGCGAAATCTACAAAAAAGAGATGGCTGCCGCTCCTGGCTACGACAACGTGTTTGGCTGTCATTCTTACTGCATGCGGTGGAGGCAGTGGCGGTGAGAGTGCGGGTTCCAGCACGCCAGCCGTTGAAAACGAATACAAAGAAAAATATGATCCTGCAGTGACGATTACAACAGCATGGGGAATTGATCCTGAGCTGAAATTCAAAAATGGCGAATCGATGGAAAATAACGTGGCAACCAAATGGGCCAAAGACAAATTTGGAATTGAAATCAAATCCCTGTGGTCTGTGACAGATACGAACAACGCATTCGCGACAAAACTTCGTCTTGCAATGTCTTCCGGTCAAGAGATGCCTGACGTGGTAACAGTAGGAGATAACCTGCTGGCTCAGGATTTGATTGATTCCGGCATGTATCAGGAAGTCGGTCCACTTTTCGATAAATACGCGTCAGATACTTGGAAAAAAGCAATGGAGCAGGACCCGAACGTATGGAATCAGTACAGCCGTGATGGCAAAAGAATGGGTATACCGGTACTCGACTATGCCTACAACAATGACTACCTGCTCTGGATCCGTCAAGACTGGCTGGACAAGCTGAACATGAAAGCGCCAAAAACGATTGACGAACTGGAAGCCGTAATGGAAGCGTTCAAAAATAACAACCCGGATGGATTGGCTCCAGATAAGGTCACTCCACTGAGTATCGGTTTCAAAACATCCATGAACACCTGGATGGGTGATCCATCCTGGATCTTCGGTGCATACGGTACGCTGCCATTTCAATGGAATCTGGGTGCAGATGGCAAGCTGGAGTATGGCTCCATCAACCCTGGCATGAAGCAAGGTTTGACCAAATTGAGCGAGTGGCTCAAAAAGGGTTACATTCCGCAGGAAGCAGCTTTGTGGGATGAGAACAAAACGGCAGAGCCTGCCGTGGCGGGTACGGCCGGTATTATTCCAGGCCCTTACTGGATGAGCGGATGGCCGCTGCTCGATACGGTGAAAAATGTGCCGAGTGCCGTTTGGAAGCCGATCGAAATTCCAGTAGGACCTGAAGGTAAAGCCATGCGTCACGGTACACAGTTTGTTAATGGTGTTATCTTGATCAAGAAAGACATGGAGCATCCTGAAGCCTTCTTTACTTATGAGAACTACCTGTTCGACAACTATGCAGATCCTGCACCAGGAAGCCCGTATGATAACGGTCTGTTTGAAAAGTATGACTATCAATTGGATGCTGACGGCAAACAATTGCCGATTGATCAAATTGAGGGCGGATATGTGAACGTTGTCCGTTATCTGCTTGTGCGTGATGGTGCCCGTATTCCGGATGCTCAGATGAAAGCACTGTTGAACCTGGCTGATGGCAAAGAGCCTGAGACGAAGCTCGAGAAGGATGTGGCCGTTAACTACGGGCCAGAAACCCCTGCTGCTGCAAAAGTATTGCTTAGTCAGGAAGAAATCTCGTACAAAAACATGTTTACAGGTCCGACTACGACAACGATGAAGTCAAAGCTCGACTATCTGAACAAAATTGAGAATCAAGCATTCAATGAAATCATTTATGGTAAAAATCCTGTAGATGCGTTCGATACATTTGTACAAACGTGGAAATCAGGCGGTGGCGATCAGATCACACAAGAGGTCAACGAATGGTATGACAGTGTGAAAAAATAA